A single genomic interval of Ruminococcus sp. NK3A76 harbors:
- a CDS encoding TldD/PmbA family protein: MYRFPEGLYADIRIETTDDAHYQLQNGEVKQNSETSVTGAIIRVYDGNMWYTSITNDTDSIQQELDSLAEIAGKNADIENDPMVKLFEVHKDKVLRFEGEKDLRKTTRKMREELVQGYVDACIDKNDEDMKQWYGGYTQTHFVKQFFSSKGAEIVQDYQTCAIWIWYDFVIDGIKYDGGKMIQGFCFDDLKGHESEVTDKRDRVIDYAKNAVDVEPGDYVCVLHPNVTSMFTHESFGHKSEADHMLTDKTLQDEWVMGKKVGSELVSIYDSGTMEHRGYIAYDDEGTKPRETYLIKDGVLSGRLHDANSAAVLGEELTGNSRAQDFGYSPIVRMTNTVMAAGESDPEDIIAGVSDGIYVYDVSYGTGSSTFTMKPTICYRIRDGRIAEPLRVNVVTGSVFETLFNIDAVGNDLKFTETGWCGKGGQRMAVSMAGPTIRVRKLNIN, encoded by the coding sequence ATGTATAGATTCCCTGAGGGCTTGTATGCCGATATACGCATAGAGACTACCGATGATGCACACTACCAGCTGCAAAACGGAGAAGTCAAGCAAAACAGCGAGACATCTGTCACCGGCGCTATAATAAGAGTATACGACGGCAATATGTGGTACACAAGCATTACCAACGATACCGACAGCATACAGCAGGAGCTTGACAGCCTTGCTGAAATAGCCGGCAAAAACGCCGATATCGAAAACGACCCTATGGTAAAGCTCTTTGAAGTTCACAAAGACAAGGTGCTGCGCTTTGAGGGCGAGAAGGATCTCAGAAAGACCACACGCAAGATGCGTGAGGAGCTTGTACAGGGCTATGTTGATGCCTGCATCGACAAGAATGATGAGGATATGAAGCAGTGGTACGGCGGCTACACTCAGACGCACTTTGTAAAGCAGTTTTTCTCTTCCAAGGGTGCTGAGATAGTGCAGGATTATCAGACCTGTGCTATATGGATATGGTATGATTTCGTGATAGACGGCATCAAGTACGACGGCGGAAAGATGATACAGGGCTTTTGCTTTGATGATCTTAAAGGCCACGAGAGCGAGGTAACAGACAAGCGTGACAGAGTTATCGACTATGCAAAGAATGCAGTCGATGTCGAGCCGGGTGACTATGTATGCGTGCTTCACCCGAACGTTACGTCGATGTTCACGCACGAGAGCTTCGGTCACAAGAGCGAGGCAGACCATATGCTCACAGACAAGACATTGCAGGACGAGTGGGTAATGGGCAAAAAGGTCGGCTCAGAACTTGTGAGCATATATGACAGCGGCACTATGGAACACCGTGGCTACATAGCCTATGATGACGAAGGCACAAAGCCGAGAGAAACTTACCTTATAAAAGACGGCGTGCTCTCAGGCAGGCTGCACGATGCAAACTCGGCAGCAGTCTTAGGCGAGGAGCTTACCGGCAATTCAAGAGCGCAGGATTTTGGCTACTCCCCCATTGTGCGTATGACGAACACTGTCATGGCAGCAGGTGAGAGCGACCCTGAGGATATCATCGCAGGTGTCAGCGACGGCATATATGTTTATGATGTTTCCTACGGCACGGGGTCAAGCACATTTACCATGAAGCCCACTATCTGCTACCGCATAAGAGACGGCAGGATAGCCGAGCCGCTGAGAGTAAATGTAGTGACAGGCAGCGTGTTTGAAACGCTCTTTAACATCGACGCTGTAGGCAATGACCTGAAATTCACCGAAACAGGCTGGTGCGGCAAGGGCGGTCAGCGTATGGCGGTATCAATGGCAGGACCGACTATCCGTGTCAGAAAGCTAAATATAAACTAA
- a CDS encoding metallopeptidase TldD-related protein: MQKEIIRNTNSTSSIFIEDSKFKSFEKYNRTNNSFRVYDGGYAGVQYFQGNVSDDEGFKQAQANLSLKRPYKFTLETGSRHRDRTEKEYSDRELMDIARECLDYLNTHYPDFRFNGNVETTKFSQYMQNTLGLDYSDTDTVIQVSIGYKHKSSKDIDDGYFALGKRTFDMKKFTDMADNYLTAFTNKAELPEELIIQEQYYGYLGKFYELLNAENLALGTSLLTGKVGQKVFADDFTLLHDVTDEEMWLNSFYDGEGVVCENDRFVYIENGVVKTGFADKFTADKHNMPHTGSASENLADVPHNGYLSLRIKRSDKTAKQLLDGRLSVVPICAWGGGYNESGEYVTPVQKSMLCDGEKLIGSLPEFTIKGSIFDIFGKDFIGVPSDNAVFEDKHVIMKMEYSK; this comes from the coding sequence ATGCAAAAGGAAATAATACGCAACACAAACTCAACAAGCAGCATCTTTATCGAGGACAGCAAGTTCAAGAGCTTTGAAAAATACAACCGCACAAACAATTCGTTCCGTGTGTATGACGGCGGGTATGCAGGCGTGCAGTATTTTCAGGGGAATGTCTCCGACGATGAGGGCTTTAAGCAGGCGCAGGCAAACCTCTCGCTTAAGCGCCCATACAAATTCACCCTTGAAACAGGCTCACGCCACCGTGACAGGACAGAGAAAGAGTATTCCGACCGTGAGCTTATGGACATAGCCCGTGAGTGCCTTGACTACCTTAACACCCACTACCCGGATTTCAGATTCAACGGCAATGTTGAGACCACAAAATTCTCCCAGTATATGCAAAACACTCTCGGCCTTGATTACAGCGACACCGACACGGTAATTCAGGTGAGCATAGGCTACAAGCACAAAAGCAGCAAGGATATCGACGACGGCTACTTCGCTCTTGGCAAGCGCACATTTGACATGAAGAAGTTCACCGACATGGCCGACAACTACCTGACCGCCTTTACAAACAAGGCAGAGCTGCCTGAGGAGCTTATAATACAGGAGCAGTATTACGGATATCTTGGCAAGTTCTACGAGCTGCTCAATGCAGAGAACTTAGCCCTCGGCACATCTCTGCTCACAGGCAAGGTCGGGCAGAAGGTCTTTGCCGATGACTTTACGCTCCTTCATGATGTGACAGATGAGGAGATGTGGCTGAACAGCTTCTATGACGGCGAGGGTGTCGTCTGCGAGAATGACAGGTTCGTATACATCGAAAACGGCGTGGTCAAGACAGGCTTTGCCGACAAGTTCACCGCCGACAAACACAATATGCCGCACACAGGCAGCGCCAGCGAGAACTTAGCAGACGTTCCCCACAACGGCTATCTTAGCCTTCGCATAAAGCGCTCTGACAAGACTGCAAAGCAGCTGCTTGACGGCAGGCTGTCAGTAGTGCCTATCTGTGCATGGGGCGGCGGCTACAACGAAAGCGGCGAATACGTCACCCCCGTTCAGAAATCCATGCTCTGCGACGGCGAGAAGCTCATAGGCTCTCTGCCTGAGTTTACGATAAAGGGCAGCATTTTTGATATATTCGGCAAGGACTTCATAGGCGTGCCCTCTGACAACGCCGTATTTGAAGACAAGCACGTTATCATGAAAATGGAATACAGCAAGTAG
- a CDS encoding cation diffusion facilitator family transporter: MERYDINTQKTDISAAVAMKVSAVSIAVNIVLSLIKLFAGLFAKSGAMISDAVHSASDVFSTLVVIIGVKLAGKQPDKEHPYGHERMECVASVILAVVLAATGFGIGMSGIEKIITPEEYDLAVPGALALAAAVVSVVVKELMFHYTKRAAKQINSGALMADAWHHRSDALSSVGSFAGILGARMGAPVLDPLASVIICVFIEKAAVEIFRDAVDKMIDKACDEEQVSQMREVILSTDGVLGIDELKTRLFGSKIYVEVEISMDAAKTLVEAHDTAEAVHDAIESAFPEVKHCMVHVNPDIK, encoded by the coding sequence ATGGAAAGATACGATATAAACACGCAGAAAACAGACATTTCGGCTGCTGTTGCCATGAAGGTCTCGGCGGTGAGCATAGCTGTTAACATTGTACTTTCGCTCATAAAGCTGTTTGCAGGCCTTTTTGCAAAGTCGGGTGCGATGATATCCGATGCTGTGCATTCGGCATCTGATGTGTTCAGCACGCTTGTCGTGATCATTGGGGTAAAGCTCGCAGGAAAGCAGCCCGACAAGGAGCACCCCTACGGCCACGAGAGAATGGAATGTGTGGCATCGGTCATACTCGCAGTCGTGCTTGCAGCCACAGGCTTCGGCATCGGCATGAGCGGCATAGAAAAGATAATCACCCCCGAAGAATACGACCTTGCAGTGCCGGGTGCTCTTGCGCTTGCGGCGGCTGTCGTGTCGGTCGTGGTCAAGGAGCTGATGTTCCACTACACAAAGCGTGCGGCAAAACAGATAAACTCGGGCGCACTCATGGCTGATGCGTGGCACCACCGCTCTGATGCGCTGTCGTCGGTCGGTTCGTTTGCCGGTATCCTCGGCGCAAGAATGGGCGCACCTGTGCTTGACCCGCTCGCAAGCGTTATAATATGTGTTTTCATAGAAAAGGCCGCTGTAGAGATATTCCGTGATGCGGTAGACAAGATGATAGACAAGGCCTGCGATGAGGAGCAGGTGTCACAGATGCGTGAGGTCATTCTCTCAACAGACGGAGTGCTCGGCATAGATGAGCTTAAAACAAGGCTTTTCGGCTCGAAGATATACGTCGAGGTCGAGATATCAATGGACGCTGCAAAGACGCTCGTTGAAGCCCACGACACAGCTGAGGCAGTACACGATGCCATAGAGAGCGCCTTCCCCGAAGTAAAGCACTGCATGGTACACGTCAATCCGGACATCAAATGA
- a CDS encoding response regulator transcription factor: MSGKYRVLIFDNNLSCYDRLRKMSVWHEKGFEIVGKTSNITDALNICKNSQAELVICFNRSSLPSTEAVISAVSEVSPSTVCIAAGNAGDSETMRRCFIIGAIDYVSEPVSELRLCEALDIAEVRLTQSLSGSDYSQTVEEFISELDISDKRFLERLTAFLNESKDVIATTESAADWFGFNKDYFGRLFKSKVGMTFGIFYKSFRIRYASRLLSSGRYRVYEVSEMLGFSSVDYFSNVFKKLTGKTPSQVKSL, translated from the coding sequence GTGAGCGGAAAATACCGTGTGCTTATATTTGACAACAACCTGAGCTGCTATGACAGACTGAGGAAAATGTCTGTATGGCATGAGAAGGGTTTCGAGATAGTCGGAAAGACTTCTAACATCACAGATGCTTTGAACATCTGCAAAAACTCGCAGGCCGAGCTTGTGATATGCTTCAACAGGTCATCTCTTCCGAGCACCGAGGCTGTGATATCGGCTGTTTCCGAGGTGTCTCCGTCAACTGTCTGCATAGCTGCCGGAAATGCCGGCGACAGCGAAACTATGCGGCGCTGCTTCATAATAGGTGCGATAGACTATGTGAGCGAACCTGTAAGCGAGCTGCGTCTGTGCGAGGCTCTTGACATAGCAGAGGTCAGGCTTACACAAAGCCTTTCGGGGAGCGATTACAGCCAGACTGTAGAGGAATTCATCTCCGAGCTCGATATCAGTGACAAGCGCTTCCTTGAACGTCTTACGGCGTTTTTAAACGAGAGCAAGGACGTTATCGCCACCACAGAATCCGCTGCTGACTGGTTCGGATTCAACAAGGATTATTTCGGCAGGCTCTTTAAATCAAAGGTCGGCATGACCTTCGGTATATTCTATAAGAGCTTCAGGATAAGGTATGCTTCCCGTCTTCTTTCATCAGGAAGATACCGTGTATATGAGGTGAGCGAGATGCTCGGCTTCTCGTCTGTTGACTATTTCAGCAACGTCTTCAAGAAGCTCACCGGCAAGACTCCCTCGCAGGTAAAAAGCCTGTGA
- the gdhA gene encoding NADP-specific glutamate dehydrogenase, with product MSYVDEVLESVIAKNPAEPEFHQAVREVLESIRPVIEKNEDAFRKDALLERITNPERQIKFRVPWVDDKGNVQVNTGYRVQFNSAIGPYKGGLRLHPSVNLGIIKFLGFEQIFKNSLTGLPIGGGKGGSDFDPKGKSDREVMAFCQSFMTELCKYIGADTDVPAGDIGTGAREIGYMFGQYKRLRGVFEGVLTGKGLSYGGSLARTEATGYGLLYITEELLKSKGDSLNGKTVVVSGAGNVAIYAIQKAQQLGAKVVTCSDSTGWVYDPDGIDVAALKEIKEVKRARLTEYKSYRPNSEYHEGKGVWTVKADIALPCATQNELGIDDAKALVANGVKAVCEGANMPTTEEATKFFQDNGVFFIPGKAANAGGVATSALEMSQNSERLSWTFDEVDAKLKGIMVNLFHNIDDAAKRYGFEGNYVVGANIAGFEKVLDAMNAQGIV from the coding sequence ATGTCTTATGTTGATGAAGTACTTGAAAGCGTGATTGCCAAGAACCCTGCTGAGCCCGAGTTCCACCAGGCTGTAAGAGAGGTTCTTGAATCTATCAGACCCGTTATCGAGAAAAATGAGGATGCATTCAGAAAAGATGCACTTCTCGAGCGTATCACAAACCCTGAGAGACAGATCAAGTTCCGTGTTCCGTGGGTAGATGACAAGGGTAACGTTCAGGTAAACACAGGTTACAGAGTTCAGTTCAACTCTGCTATAGGTCCTTACAAGGGCGGTCTCAGACTCCACCCCTCAGTAAACCTCGGCATCATCAAGTTCTTAGGTTTTGAGCAGATCTTCAAGAACAGCCTTACAGGCCTTCCGATCGGCGGCGGTAAGGGCGGTTCCGACTTCGACCCCAAGGGCAAGAGCGACAGAGAAGTTATGGCATTCTGCCAGAGCTTTATGACAGAGCTTTGCAAGTACATCGGCGCTGATACAGACGTTCCTGCAGGTGACATCGGTACAGGCGCAAGAGAGATCGGTTATATGTTCGGTCAGTATAAGAGACTTCGTGGCGTGTTCGAGGGCGTTCTCACCGGTAAGGGTCTTTCCTACGGTGGTTCTCTCGCAAGAACAGAGGCTACAGGCTACGGTCTCCTTTACATAACAGAAGAGCTCTTAAAGAGCAAGGGCGATTCGCTCAACGGCAAGACAGTTGTTGTTTCCGGTGCCGGCAACGTTGCTATCTACGCTATCCAGAAGGCTCAGCAGCTCGGCGCAAAGGTAGTTACCTGCTCCGATTCCACAGGCTGGGTCTACGATCCCGACGGCATCGACGTAGCTGCTCTTAAGGAGATCAAGGAAGTTAAGCGTGCAAGACTTACTGAGTACAAGAGCTACAGACCCAACAGCGAGTACCACGAGGGCAAGGGCGTTTGGACAGTCAAGGCTGACATCGCACTCCCCTGCGCTACACAGAACGAGCTCGGCATCGACGATGCTAAGGCACTCGTTGCTAACGGCGTAAAAGCTGTATGCGAGGGCGCTAATATGCCTACAACTGAGGAAGCTACAAAGTTCTTTCAGGACAACGGCGTATTCTTCATCCCCGGCAAGGCTGCAAACGCAGGCGGCGTTGCTACATCTGCTCTTGAAATGTCCCAGAACAGCGAGAGACTCAGCTGGACATTCGACGAGGTTGACGCTAAGCTCAAGGGCATCATGGTAAACCTTTTCCACAACATCGACGATGCTGCTAAGCGCTACGGTTTCGAGGGCAACTACGTTGTAGGTGCTAACATCGCAGGCTTCGAGAAGGTCCTTGACGCTATGAACGCTCAGGGCATAGTCTGA
- a CDS encoding NAD(P) transhydrogenase subunit alpha, which produces MKKILLCKENDPLETRTALIPDDIKKLTAMGYEISVVRGTGEKSGFSDESYEKAGAKLVSSNEEGYKGNEIVLRIMKPESIDGIEKGTLHLSYLDPFNERELLDKMAAADLMAVSLEMIPRTTLAQKMDVQSSQTSLAGYVAVVNAAARLPKILPMMVTPSGTINPARVFIIGVGVAGLQAIATAKRLGARVDAFDTRPVVEEQVKSLGASFVKIDLGEMGQTDQGYAKELTPEQIAKQQKAQAKVCERSDIVITTAKVFGRKAPRLISKDVISRMKRGTIIVDMAVSTGGNVEGSKLFEEVVTDNGVIIMSGDMLERQVPQDASKMLSGNFTAFLTHFYNKETKELDVNLNDEIMKGCLLTQNGQIIHERFK; this is translated from the coding sequence ATGAAAAAAATTCTTCTCTGTAAAGAGAATGACCCGCTTGAAACAAGAACTGCGCTCATTCCCGATGATATCAAAAAGCTGACGGCTATGGGCTATGAGATCAGCGTGGTCAGAGGAACGGGTGAAAAAAGCGGCTTTTCCGATGAAAGCTATGAAAAAGCAGGTGCTAAGCTCGTTTCATCAAACGAAGAGGGCTACAAGGGCAACGAGATCGTGCTGCGTATAATGAAGCCCGAAAGCATTGACGGAATTGAAAAAGGCACACTGCATCTGAGCTACCTTGACCCGTTCAATGAGCGTGAGCTGCTCGACAAAATGGCAGCAGCAGATCTGATGGCAGTTTCTCTCGAAATGATCCCGAGAACTACCCTCGCTCAGAAAATGGACGTACAGTCATCGCAGACATCTCTTGCAGGTTATGTGGCTGTAGTAAACGCCGCAGCAAGACTTCCCAAGATACTCCCGATGATGGTAACACCTTCAGGTACGATCAACCCTGCAAGAGTATTCATCATCGGCGTAGGTGTTGCAGGTCTTCAGGCAATAGCTACTGCTAAGAGACTCGGCGCAAGAGTTGACGCATTTGACACTCGTCCTGTTGTTGAAGAACAGGTCAAATCTCTCGGTGCGAGCTTTGTAAAGATCGACCTCGGCGAGATGGGCCAGACTGACCAGGGCTATGCTAAGGAGCTCACCCCCGAGCAGATAGCAAAGCAGCAGAAGGCTCAGGCTAAGGTATGCGAGCGTTCGGATATCGTTATTACAACAGCTAAGGTATTCGGCAGAAAGGCACCCCGCCTTATCTCCAAGGACGTTATCTCAAGAATGAAGAGAGGCACTATCATCGTTGATATGGCTGTTTCTACAGGCGGTAACGTTGAAGGTTCCAAGCTCTTTGAGGAAGTTGTAACAGACAACGGCGTTATCATCATGTCTGGTGATATGCTTGAGCGTCAGGTCCCGCAGGACGCATCCAAGATGCTCTCCGGTAACTTCACTGCTTTCCTTACACACTTCTATAATAAGGAGACAAAGGAGCTCGACGTTAACCTTAATGATGAGATAATGAAGGGCTGCCTGCTCACACAGAACGGTCAGATAATACACGAAAGATTCAAATAA
- a CDS encoding NAD(P) transhydrogenase subunit alpha produces MATGEILLLVFVFVIAGFLGVELISKVPSQLHTPLMSGTNAISGITIVGAISATAVALHTDGMISNICGFAAIVLATINVIGGYMVTDRMLEMFKKKGDKK; encoded by the coding sequence ATGGCAACAGGTGAGATATTACTGCTCGTATTCGTATTTGTTATCGCAGGCTTCCTGGGCGTTGAGCTTATCTCTAAGGTACCCTCCCAGCTGCACACACCGCTTATGTCGGGTACAAATGCGATCTCGGGCATTACGATAGTCGGTGCTATTTCGGCAACTGCCGTAGCACTCCACACAGACGGCATGATCTCTAATATATGCGGCTTTGCTGCGATAGTTCTTGCTACTATCAACGTTATAGGCGGCTATATGGTAACAGACAGAATGCTTGAGATGTTCAAGAAAAAGGGGGATAAAAAGTGA
- a CDS encoding NAD(P)(+) transhydrogenase (Re/Si-specific) subunit beta: protein MSYEKISVVLTTVLYMVSSVLFIRGIKLLGKADTARKGNKLSSIGMLIAVVTVLLEKNVTDTLTEGVMGNAYIWAIAAIALGGIIGAIWAKKVEMTGMPQLVALFNGFGGLSSLLVALTQFMTDKSINTFSSIALGLTIAIGAIAFTGSIVAWGKLSGKMFKKNVSIPAKNFVNGLLAIIGLGGVAVYALSISGVLDASLGDIGIIVVTAAYLILGLTMVVAIGGGDMPVIISLLNAFSGLAAAFAGLSISNSVLVVSGCLVGTSGLILTLIMCKAMNRTLYSLLFGSFGGAAKKGAAGEQKEPKAMSVEDAYLILEAASSVVFIPGYGMAVAQAQHAVKELCDKLEENGAEVSFAIHPVAGRMPGHMNVLLAEANVPYEQLKTADEMNPQMPNTDVAIVIGANDVVNPSAINDETSPLYGMPIINAFEARTVFVLKRGKGTGFSGVENPLFTNDNTVMIYGDAKQTVSSLVSEFDEG from the coding sequence GTGAGCTACGAAAAAATAAGCGTAGTACTGACCACCGTGCTTTACATGGTGTCCTCGGTACTTTTTATCCGTGGTATAAAGCTGCTCGGTAAGGCAGACACCGCAAGAAAGGGCAACAAGCTCTCCTCTATCGGTATGCTTATCGCAGTTGTTACTGTTTTACTTGAAAAGAATGTTACTGATACTCTTACAGAGGGCGTTATGGGCAATGCCTACATCTGGGCAATAGCTGCTATCGCACTCGGCGGTATCATCGGTGCTATCTGGGCAAAGAAGGTCGAGATGACCGGTATGCCCCAGCTCGTTGCACTCTTTAACGGCTTCGGCGGCCTTTCCTCGCTGCTCGTAGCCCTCACACAGTTCATGACAGACAAGAGCATCAACACCTTCTCCTCTATCGCACTCGGTCTTACCATTGCGATAGGTGCTATCGCCTTCACAGGTTCGATAGTTGCATGGGGCAAGCTCTCCGGCAAGATGTTCAAGAAAAACGTTTCTATACCTGCAAAGAACTTTGTAAACGGTCTTCTTGCTATAATCGGTCTCGGCGGCGTGGCTGTATATGCACTTTCCATCTCGGGCGTGCTTGATGCTTCTCTCGGCGATATAGGTATCATCGTTGTAACAGCTGCTTACCTTATACTCGGCCTTACAATGGTCGTTGCTATCGGCGGCGGCGATATGCCTGTTATCATCTCACTGCTCAATGCCTTCTCAGGTCTTGCAGCAGCATTCGCAGGCCTTTCGATATCCAACTCGGTGCTCGTTGTTTCGGGCTGTCTCGTTGGTACATCGGGTCTTATCCTTACACTTATCATGTGCAAGGCTATGAACAGAACTCTTTACAGCCTTCTCTTCGGTTCCTTCGGCGGCGCTGCCAAGAAGGGCGCAGCTGGCGAGCAGAAAGAGCCCAAGGCTATGTCTGTTGAGGACGCTTACCTTATCCTCGAAGCTGCAAGCTCTGTAGTATTCATCCCCGGCTACGGTATGGCTGTTGCTCAGGCACAGCACGCAGTCAAGGAGCTTTGCGACAAGCTCGAAGAAAACGGTGCAGAAGTCAGCTTTGCTATCCACCCGGTAGCAGGCAGAATGCCCGGTCATATGAACGTTCTTCTTGCTGAGGCTAACGTTCCCTACGAGCAGTTAAAGACGGCTGATGAGATGAATCCTCAGATGCCCAACACTGACGTTGCTATCGTTATCGGTGCGAACGACGTTGTTAACCCCTCGGCTATCAACGACGAGACTTCGCCTCTCTACGGAATGCCTATCATCAACGCATTCGAGGCAAGAACAGTATTCGTTCTCAAGCGTGGTAAAGGCACAGGCTTCTCGGGTGTCGAGAACCCGCTCTTTACAAACGATAATACAGTAATGATCTACGGTGATGCAAAGCAGACAGTTTCCTCTCTCGTAAGCGAATTCGACGAGGGCTGA
- a CDS encoding ANTAR domain-containing protein, whose protein sequence is MESENTRYSTLIVSGYRKFTQSLKQILIENEFDDPCIAESINDAKRLADSRPFDIILIRLSAPDDASLAHITQQLAKKSTCTAVFTSLDSYDSLFEMLSPSGIYLIPLTPSKQMLLYSLDWLKAGCERVKQNDRKNLSFDEKIRQLRMVNRAIWLLIERDDITEEQAQKKLEAMAKEENITRAEAAEKIISQK, encoded by the coding sequence ATGGAGTCGGAAAATACACGATACAGTACGCTTATCGTATCCGGGTACAGAAAGTTTACCCAGAGCCTTAAGCAGATACTGATTGAGAATGAATTTGATGACCCCTGCATTGCCGAAAGTATAAATGATGCTAAACGGCTTGCTGACAGCAGGCCGTTTGATATTATACTCATACGTCTATCAGCACCAGATGATGCAAGCCTTGCGCACATAACACAGCAGCTTGCAAAAAAGAGCACCTGTACGGCAGTTTTCACTTCCCTTGACAGCTACGACAGCCTTTTTGAGATGCTGTCACCGAGCGGCATATATCTGATACCGCTGACGCCGTCAAAGCAGATGCTGCTCTATTCGCTCGACTGGCTCAAAGCCGGCTGCGAGCGTGTAAAGCAGAACGACCGCAAGAACCTCAGCTTTGATGAGAAGATACGCCAGCTGCGCATGGTAAACCGTGCGATATGGCTGCTTATCGAGCGTGATGATATCACTGAGGAGCAGGCGCAGAAAAAGCTCGAAGCTATGGCAAAGGAAGAAAACATTACCCGAGCCGAGGCAGCTGAGAAGATCATTTCACAGAAATAG
- a CDS encoding MATE family efflux transporter gives MEQTQTKRLFGDRGFYKGALALAVPIMLQQLIQSLVSLIDNFMVSGLGDVSMSGVNVAGQVLFVFFVYLNAICMAGGIYMTQFFGAKNSGGMKQAFLFKLMMGLAAFIPYLLVCLVFPRQVLSLMLIGNTQAELILDEAVKYIHIMFFMGLPMTVSMCIASSLRDMGRVKIPLAVTAAATLINTLFNWLLIYGNLGFPRLEVKGAAIATVTARMVELIVFLIIYIRVKPEFAVKIGELFGIDRALFVRILKKGAFVLFCEMVWVLSETITTAIYNGRGGADVVSGMASSFAIANLFFVAFGGIYSATGVMIGKTLGEGKLEKARQQKTWLLSGSAVFGVFMALFGFGTTLIIPIVFGRLSDSAVDICRSMVIMMSCFMPIWVYMNSQMAVARAGGDTAMGAYTDSAITIFIMLPMLFILGFATDIGPVAMYLGVKLLDLVKVVVFHIWLKKERWLKNLANKEL, from the coding sequence ATGGAGCAAACACAGACAAAACGGCTTTTCGGTGACCGTGGATTTTATAAAGGAGCTCTTGCACTCGCTGTGCCTATCATGCTGCAGCAGCTTATACAGAGCCTTGTGTCGCTGATAGATAATTTCATGGTGTCAGGTCTTGGCGATGTGTCTATGTCGGGCGTTAATGTCGCAGGGCAGGTGCTTTTTGTGTTCTTTGTGTATCTGAACGCTATCTGCATGGCAGGCGGCATCTATATGACACAGTTTTTCGGGGCAAAGAACTCCGGCGGCATGAAGCAGGCATTTCTGTTCAAGCTGATGATGGGGCTTGCAGCATTCATACCATACCTGCTCGTATGTCTCGTTTTCCCGAGGCAGGTACTATCGCTAATGCTTATTGGCAACACGCAGGCAGAGCTTATTCTTGACGAGGCAGTAAAGTACATACATATAATGTTCTTTATGGGTCTGCCGATGACGGTATCAATGTGCATAGCAAGCTCGCTTCGTGACATGGGCAGGGTAAAGATACCTCTTGCAGTCACAGCCGCTGCAACGCTTATCAACACGCTATTCAACTGGCTGCTGATATACGGCAACCTCGGCTTCCCAAGGCTTGAGGTCAAGGGTGCAGCGATAGCGACAGTCACCGCAAGAATGGTCGAGCTGATAGTTTTCCTGATCATCTATATCAGGGTAAAGCCTGAATTTGCCGTTAAGATTGGTGAGCTTTTCGGAATCGACAGGGCGCTGTTTGTAAGGATACTCAAAAAGGGTGCGTTTGTGCTTTTCTGCGAAATGGTGTGGGTATTGTCTGAAACTATCACGACAGCTATCTACAACGGCAGGGGAGGAGCAGATGTAGTGTCGGGCATGGCTTCGAGCTTTGCGATAGCTAATCTGTTCTTCGTGGCGTTCGGCGGAATATATTCGGCGACAGGTGTAATGATCGGCAAGACGCTCGGCGAGGGAAAGCTCGAAAAGGCAAGGCAGCAGAAGACATGGCTGCTTTCAGGCTCGGCGGTGTTCGGCGTGTTCATGGCGCTGTTCGGCTTTGGAACTACGCTTATAATACCGATAGTGTTCGGCAGGCTCAGCGATAGTGCAGTCGATATCTGCCGCAGCATGGTAATAATGATGAGCTGCTTTATGCCGATATGGGTATATATGAATTCGCAGATGGCAGTCGCCCGTGCAGGCGGCGACACGGCAATGGGTGCTTACACCGACTCGGCGATAACGATATTCATCATGCTGCCGATGCTGTTTATCCTCGGCTTTGCAACGGATATCGGGCCGGTGGCTATGTATCTCGGTGTCAAGCTGCTCGATCTTGTCAAGGTGGTAGTATTCCACATCTGGCTCAAAAAGGAGCGCTGGCTCAAAAATCTCGCAAACAAGGAGCTTTGA
- a CDS encoding DUF1858 domain-containing protein, with product MAFEVTKDTIIGDILDQDAGTEPYFLEMGMHCLFCPSSRGETIEEACMVHGVDPADLIGKLNAHFAG from the coding sequence ATGGCATTTGAAGTTACAAAGGACACTATAATCGGCGATATTCTCGATCAGGATGCTGGTACTGAGCCCTATTTCCTCGAAATGGGTATGCACTGCCTTTTCTGCCCCTCATCAAGAGGAGAGACTATTGAGGAAGCCTGCATGGTACACGGTGTTGACCCCGCTGACCTTATAGGCAAGCTCAACGCACATTTCGCAGGATGA